The window GCAGAGGCCCTTATTCAAAGCGGGATCGACCTTTTAGTAATTGTTCCACACAATGCTGAGGCAACAGCTGCGATTGTACACAAGGCCCATCTTGCAGGGATACAAGTAATTGCCTATGACAGACTTGTCAAAAATGCGAATCTCGATCTGTATGTGTCTTTTGATAATGAACAAGTGGGCGAAATGCAGGCCAAAGCGATTACTGACCTCGTACCGAATGGGAATTACGTCTATATTGGCGGGGCTATTACGGATAACAATGCGCATTTATTGAAAAAAGGTGTGTTCAATGTGCTGCGTCCCTATATTGATCGTGGGGATATTACCATTGTTTATGATCAATGGACTGAGGATTGGACTCCAGTGAATGCGCAATCCAATATGGAAGAAGCTCTCCGGACAACAAACAAGCAGATTGATGCTGTGATTGCTGCGAATGATGCCACGGCAGGTGGAGTGATCCAAGCACTCACAGCAATTGGACTAGCCGGTCAAGTACCAGTTGCCGGGCAGGATGCAGATTTGGCAGGCGTACAGCGAATTGTTGCTGGAACACAAACAATGACAGTCTATAAGCCGATTAAGATGCTTACACAGCAAATAGCAGAATTAGCGGTTGCAATGGCAAAAGGTGAGAAAATACCTGCTGAGCAAAAAGTTAATAATGGGAAAATTGAAGTCCCTTCTGTGTTACTAACGCCAATTGCTGTAAACAAACACAACTTGGATAGCACGGTTATTTTTGATGGATTTCATTCACCTGACG of the Sporosarcina sp. FSL K6-1508 genome contains:
- the xylF gene encoding D-xylose ABC transporter substrate-binding protein — protein: MKQKIRVVCLAGIALLLVASISTSKQIPETGESEETTPPSEKHEPIRIGFSMDTLLEERWLKDRDLFRDAVEALGAEVEIVAANGDDALQISQAEALIQSGIDLLVIVPHNAEATAAIVHKAHLAGIQVIAYDRLVKNANLDLYVSFDNEQVGEMQAKAITDLVPNGNYVYIGGAITDNNAHLLKKGVFNVLRPYIDRGDITIVYDQWTEDWTPVNAQSNMEEALRTTNKQIDAVIAANDATAGGVIQALTAIGLAGQVPVAGQDADLAGVQRIVAGTQTMTVYKPIKMLTQQIAELAVAMAKGEKIPAEQKVNNGKIEVPSVLLTPIAVNKHNLDSTVIFDGFHSPDDVYKTTLQ